One genomic segment of Acinetobacter sp. C26M includes these proteins:
- a CDS encoding zinc-binding dehydrogenase has translation MKSLICHNAELKLEDSLQLVPAKGQVLLEVVRCGICGSDLHMQHHCDHMHDLAARVGFNGVAKSSDKLVFGHEFCGKVLDYGPKTRRKLKADTLVCAMPLLNVDPQGYVPTGLSPSASGGYAEQVLVQSSLMFEVPNGLDADRAALTEPMAVALHAVRRSRIKKNEPAIVIGCGPVGLGVIIMLKAAGVKTVIASDFSPNRRRLAEQCGADVLIDPKQQSPFGSWKELGLLGNVSEAVNMGMGIFDKVQTYSLPWVNAMRVGDKLGILPKRPVIFECVGVAGIMQQILEGAPLFSRIVGVGVCMQSDKIEPALAINKELEIQYVLGYTPLEFRDTLHMIAEGKVDCSPLITGVVGLEGVGNAFEALRDPEQHAKILIDPKRVGSTIELIKP, from the coding sequence ATGAAATCTCTGATTTGTCATAACGCTGAGTTAAAACTGGAAGACAGCCTTCAATTGGTTCCTGCAAAGGGGCAAGTCTTACTTGAAGTGGTACGTTGCGGTATCTGTGGTTCTGATTTACACATGCAGCATCACTGTGATCATATGCATGATTTGGCAGCACGAGTTGGATTCAATGGGGTGGCAAAGTCCTCGGATAAATTGGTTTTCGGGCATGAATTCTGCGGTAAAGTCTTGGATTATGGTCCAAAAACACGGCGTAAATTGAAAGCGGATACTTTGGTCTGTGCCATGCCCTTGTTAAATGTTGATCCACAAGGCTATGTACCGACTGGACTATCGCCAAGTGCTTCTGGCGGTTATGCAGAACAAGTCTTGGTACAATCGAGTCTGATGTTTGAAGTGCCGAATGGTTTAGATGCGGATCGTGCCGCGCTGACTGAACCAATGGCGGTTGCCTTGCATGCGGTACGTCGTAGTCGAATCAAGAAAAACGAGCCTGCCATTGTGATTGGCTGTGGTCCTGTCGGTTTGGGCGTGATCATTATGCTCAAAGCAGCAGGTGTTAAAACCGTGATTGCCAGTGATTTTTCACCGAACCGTCGTCGTTTGGCTGAGCAATGTGGTGCGGATGTCTTGATTGATCCTAAACAACAGTCTCCATTTGGTAGTTGGAAAGAGCTTGGCTTATTGGGCAATGTCTCTGAAGCAGTGAATATGGGCATGGGGATTTTTGATAAAGTTCAAACTTACTCATTACCGTGGGTGAATGCCATGCGTGTGGGGGATAAACTTGGGATATTGCCGAAGCGTCCGGTGATTTTTGAATGTGTGGGTGTAGCAGGGATCATGCAGCAGATCTTGGAGGGGGCACCACTATTCTCACGTATCGTGGGCGTGGGGGTTTGTATGCAAAGCGACAAGATCGAACCTGCGTTGGCGATTAATAAAGAGCTGGAAATCCAGTATGTGCTGGGTTATACCCCACTTGAGTTCCGTGACACGCTGCATATGATTGCGGAAGGTAAAGTCGATTGTTCACCATTAATTACAGGTGTGGTCGGTTTGGAGGGTGTTGGCAATGCCTTTGAAGCGCTGCGTGATCCAGAGCAACATGCCAAGATTCTGATTGATCCAAAACGCGTAGGCTCAACGATTGAATTGATCAAGCCATAA
- a CDS encoding cobalt transporter, translating into MALEQQHNAITDKTNSHAHLKEKTERSSLSQLELIPADGSMNVSFYYIPHMSSPVEAQRVRKALIPFSELLIEHCIDLEARHLALYHQDPVSEVTAALQRLNLGAELQQTMPHYEPMELATSKPQVAQNKYQQQDENLLSLIQQFISTVLARFKQWIRALQNKRDK; encoded by the coding sequence ATGGCTTTAGAACAACAACACAATGCAATAACAGATAAAACAAACTCGCATGCCCATCTGAAAGAAAAAACGGAGAGATCATCTTTATCTCAACTTGAGCTGATTCCTGCTGATGGCAGTATGAATGTGAGTTTTTATTATATTCCGCATATGAGCAGCCCTGTAGAAGCACAGCGGGTGAGGAAAGCATTAATCCCTTTTTCAGAGCTATTGATTGAGCACTGTATCGATTTAGAAGCACGACATTTAGCACTTTATCATCAAGACCCTGTTTCAGAGGTTACGGCAGCATTGCAGCGTTTGAATCTTGGTGCGGAACTACAACAAACCATGCCGCATTATGAACCAATGGAACTGGCGACCTCTAAACCACAAGTCGCTCAGAATAAATATCAGCAGCAAGATGAAAATCTCTTAAGTCTGATTCAGCAATTTATTTCAACTGTTTTAGCACGATTTAAGCAATGGATAAGAGCCTTACAAAATAAACGGGATAAGTAA
- the argJ gene encoding bifunctional glutamate N-acetyltransferase/amino-acid acetyltransferase ArgJ, with protein MAVGDVTMPLMHVVQGVKIGSTEAYVRYPNRRDLVIFEFAEGSNVAGVFTQSAFAAAPVQLSKKHLAENTPRYLIINTGNANAATGTVGYKNAEATCVKLAELTGVQANQILPFSTGVIGEQLPIERLVQGIQPALNDLNADRWVDAASGIMTTDTTPKGASEQFELDGVTYTMTGISKGAGMIRPNMATMLSFVATDAPISHELVQNLLQTTVEHSFNRITIDGDTSTNDSCIFVATGLAGGAEIQSQEDARYQQVLEVLARIMDRLAQLIVRDGEGATKFITVLVEGGANTQECCDVAYSVAESPLIKTALFASDPNWGRIVMAIGKAGVPNLDSSKVQVWLGDVQICLDGGANPDYTEEAGAAVMAEKEISIRIDLGRGTAKDTVYTCDFSYDYVKINADYRS; from the coding sequence ATGGCTGTTGGTGACGTAACAATGCCACTTATGCATGTGGTGCAGGGTGTAAAAATTGGCTCAACTGAGGCGTATGTACGTTATCCAAATCGACGAGATCTAGTCATTTTTGAATTTGCTGAAGGCTCAAATGTTGCAGGGGTGTTTACTCAAAGTGCCTTTGCAGCAGCTCCAGTTCAATTGAGTAAAAAGCATTTGGCAGAAAACACACCACGTTACCTGATCATCAATACGGGTAATGCCAATGCTGCAACAGGTACGGTAGGCTATAAAAATGCAGAAGCGACTTGTGTCAAGTTAGCTGAATTAACGGGTGTTCAAGCCAATCAGATTTTACCGTTTTCAACTGGTGTGATTGGTGAGCAACTTCCAATTGAACGTTTAGTACAAGGCATTCAACCAGCATTAAATGATTTAAATGCAGATCGTTGGGTAGATGCTGCATCTGGCATCATGACCACAGACACTACACCGAAAGGTGCATCTGAACAGTTTGAGCTGGATGGTGTGACCTATACCATGACGGGAATCAGTAAAGGTGCAGGCATGATTCGTCCGAATATGGCGACTATGCTGAGTTTTGTGGCAACCGATGCCCCGATTAGCCATGAACTGGTACAAAACCTATTGCAAACCACGGTTGAGCATTCATTTAACCGCATTACCATTGACGGCGATACCTCAACTAATGACTCTTGTATCTTTGTGGCGACAGGTTTAGCCGGTGGTGCTGAAATCCAGAGCCAAGAGGATGCACGTTATCAGCAAGTATTAGAGGTACTTGCTCGTATTATGGATCGTTTGGCACAATTGATCGTACGTGATGGTGAGGGTGCAACCAAGTTCATCACGGTTCTGGTTGAAGGCGGAGCCAATACTCAAGAATGTTGTGATGTTGCCTATAGCGTTGCTGAGTCGCCACTCATTAAAACGGCTTTATTCGCTTCAGATCCAAACTGGGGACGTATTGTGATGGCAATTGGTAAGGCGGGTGTGCCAAACCTAGATAGCAGCAAAGTTCAAGTTTGGCTTGGTGATGTACAAATCTGCTTGGATGGTGGTGCAAACCCTGACTATACCGAAGAAGCAGGTGCAGCAGTGATGGCAGAGAAGGAAATTAGCATTCGTATTGATCTCGGTCGTGGTACAGCAAAAGACACGGTTTATACCTGTGACTTTTCTTATGACTATGTCAAAATTAATGCCGATTATCGCTCATAA
- a CDS encoding multidrug efflux SMR transporter has translation MAWAILILAGIFEVIWAYSMKMSEGFTKLTPSIVTIVFMILSVVLLSMSMRTLPLGTAYTIWTGIGAVGSFVVGILILNEPMTAMRMIAAVLIVSGLVLMKLSSN, from the coding sequence ATGGCGTGGGCAATTTTAATTTTGGCAGGTATTTTTGAAGTTATTTGGGCATATTCCATGAAGATGTCTGAAGGATTTACCAAGTTAACGCCAAGTATCGTGACCATTGTTTTCATGATTTTAAGTGTGGTATTACTTTCGATGTCGATGCGGACACTTCCACTTGGAACGGCTTATACCATTTGGACTGGAATAGGAGCAGTTGGCTCATTTGTTGTTGGCATTTTGATCTTGAATGAACCGATGACAGCGATGCGCATGATCGCAGCAGTCTTAATCGTTTCAGGTCTTGTACTGATGAAGTTATCATCAAATTAA
- a CDS encoding ribose-phosphate pyrophosphokinase: protein MTIQLMTAQANVPIEFLQFSGGERHIQLQPELLNQLQADTQIKASLQNSADVMDYLLLENVLLEQGTRLSVEIPYFPYARQDRICAQGQAFSLNLMTKLLNSNSEKFAGQRQKIVVWDCHSSVTLELLRKNTSFQEVINIEPIEIIQQSPALMQILSADNTVLICPDAGAAQRTQAIANGINPQRQQAIEVIRCEKKRDPSTGKIRTTTVDSPEVFTSNSLPQAEASKLNIINFQN, encoded by the coding sequence ATGACGATTCAACTTATGACAGCTCAAGCCAATGTTCCCATCGAGTTTTTGCAGTTTTCAGGTGGTGAGCGTCATATTCAACTACAGCCTGAGTTACTAAACCAATTACAGGCTGACACTCAGATCAAAGCCTCACTACAGAACAGCGCAGATGTGATGGATTATCTATTACTGGAAAATGTGTTACTAGAACAAGGCACTCGTCTTTCGGTAGAAATCCCCTATTTTCCCTATGCACGTCAAGATCGTATCTGTGCACAAGGTCAGGCCTTCTCTCTGAATTTAATGACCAAGTTATTGAATAGCAATAGCGAAAAATTTGCAGGACAGCGTCAGAAAATTGTGGTGTGGGATTGTCATAGCTCAGTGACGCTTGAGCTGTTACGCAAAAATACCAGCTTCCAAGAAGTGATCAATATCGAACCGATTGAGATTATCCAGCAAAGCCCAGCATTGATGCAGATTTTAAGTGCTGACAATACCGTATTGATCTGCCCTGATGCAGGTGCAGCACAACGTACCCAAGCGATTGCAAATGGCATCAATCCGCAACGCCAACAAGCCATTGAAGTGATTCGCTGTGAAAAGAAACGCGATCCAAGCACTGGCAAAATCAGAACAACAACGGTGGATAGCCCTGAGGTGTTTACCAGCAATAGCCTGCCACAAGCAGAAGCAAGCAAACTCAATATCATCAATTTTCAAAATTAA
- a CDS encoding NUDIX domain-containing protein, with the protein MTYNSEQEYLAHYQKTDYDTPLFTVDMAIFSVAKGQLQVLMIQRSNFPEKGKWALPGGFVDLKTDPDLMATAHRKLLEKTGIHFPYLEQVETIGNQHRDPRGWSITALYFALIDFEKFEIQASHTTEHSQWLPIDQALQLDLAFDHQQLLQLAYDRLGNKTRYTALPASLMPELFTLTELQTIYETILGHTLEKKSFRRRMQEAGAVEETGQQKIVGKRPAQLFRYALENYNFTFPRMLETPRNSAENQKS; encoded by the coding sequence ATGACCTATAACTCCGAACAGGAATACCTTGCCCACTACCAAAAAACAGACTATGACACCCCACTGTTTACGGTCGATATGGCAATTTTTTCTGTAGCAAAAGGTCAATTACAAGTCTTAATGATTCAGCGCTCCAACTTTCCCGAAAAAGGCAAATGGGCGCTACCGGGTGGCTTTGTCGATTTAAAAACCGATCCAGATTTAATGGCAACGGCACACCGCAAACTGCTTGAAAAAACAGGGATTCATTTCCCTTACCTAGAACAAGTCGAAACCATTGGCAATCAACATCGTGATCCACGCGGCTGGTCGATTACCGCTTTATATTTTGCCCTGATTGATTTTGAAAAGTTTGAGATTCAAGCAAGTCACACCACTGAGCATAGTCAATGGCTTCCGATCGATCAGGCATTACAGCTGGATTTAGCTTTTGATCACCAACAGCTACTCCAACTCGCGTATGATCGCCTTGGCAATAAAACCCGTTACACCGCTCTACCCGCCAGCCTCATGCCTGAGCTTTTTACCCTGACCGAATTACAAACCATTTATGAAACTATTTTAGGTCATACATTAGAAAAAAAATCATTCAGACGGCGTATGCAGGAAGCAGGTGCAGTTGAAGAAACGGGACAGCAAAAAATTGTCGGTAAGCGCCCCGCTCAATTGTTTCGCTATGCACTGGAAAATTACAACTTCACCTTCCCGCGTATGCTGGAAACACCACGCAACTCCGCTGAAAATCAAAAGAGCTAA
- a CDS encoding choline dehydrogenase — MTETAFDFVIIGGGSAGSVLAGRLSENPNISVCLLEAGGDGNSWLVNTPSAAVISIPTKINNWALETIPQKGLNGRKGYQPRGKCLGGSSAINAMVYVRGHHSDYDHWAALGNTGWSYQDVLPYFIKSEHNERIRNEYHGQHGPLNVSELRSDNPYQKTFIEAAKQVDYPLNDDFNGAEQEGLGVYQVTQKNGERWSAARGYLFPYLGTRPNLQVITQASVSRIVIENGRAVGVEYKHKGQTTVVQANKEVLLSAGAFQSPQVLMLSGVGPRQELEKHGIPVVKDLAGVGENLHDHPDFIFAYKTKQMDGTFGVSVGGSLDLVKQIGRYRKERRGLITTNYAECGGFLKSRPELDKPNLQLHFVIAVVDNHARTMHMGHGISCHVCLLNPRARGSVKLSGKNVDDPLLIDFKFLEDEQDLQDMVDGYKVTQKLMNAPALSEKIKADMFTANVQSDDEIREILRQRVDTVYHPVGSCKMGVDEMAVVDPELKVYGVEGLRVVDASIMPTVVNGNTNAPTIMIAEKAVDLIRQTWK, encoded by the coding sequence ATGACAGAAACAGCTTTTGATTTTGTAATTATAGGTGGTGGTTCAGCAGGATCGGTACTGGCTGGGCGATTATCAGAAAATCCAAATATTTCGGTATGTTTATTAGAAGCTGGTGGTGATGGGAATAGCTGGTTGGTGAATACACCTTCAGCAGCGGTCATCAGTATCCCGACTAAAATTAATAACTGGGCGTTAGAAACCATTCCCCAAAAAGGGTTGAATGGGCGTAAAGGTTATCAACCGCGTGGTAAGTGCTTAGGCGGTAGTTCTGCCATCAATGCGATGGTATACGTTCGTGGACATCACAGTGATTATGATCATTGGGCTGCTTTGGGTAATACAGGCTGGTCGTATCAAGATGTATTGCCATATTTTATAAAATCAGAACATAACGAGCGCATTCGCAACGAATATCATGGACAGCATGGTCCCCTCAATGTTAGTGAATTACGTTCAGACAATCCTTATCAAAAGACCTTTATTGAAGCGGCGAAACAGGTGGATTATCCGCTCAATGATGACTTCAATGGTGCTGAACAAGAAGGGCTTGGGGTTTATCAAGTTACGCAAAAAAATGGCGAACGCTGGAGTGCTGCCCGAGGTTATCTGTTCCCATATTTAGGCACGCGTCCAAATCTACAGGTGATTACGCAGGCCAGTGTTTCTCGCATTGTGATTGAAAATGGTCGTGCTGTCGGGGTTGAATATAAACATAAAGGCCAAACCACGGTTGTTCAAGCCAATAAAGAGGTTCTTTTATCAGCGGGTGCATTCCAATCGCCACAAGTGTTGATGCTGTCTGGTGTTGGTCCACGGCAAGAGCTTGAAAAGCACGGTATTCCCGTTGTTAAAGATTTAGCAGGTGTGGGTGAAAACCTGCATGACCATCCTGACTTTATTTTTGCTTATAAGACCAAGCAAATGGATGGAACCTTTGGGGTGTCAGTGGGTGGAAGCCTAGATCTAGTCAAGCAGATTGGACGTTATCGTAAAGAGCGTCGTGGTTTGATTACCACTAACTATGCAGAATGTGGTGGTTTCTTAAAAAGCCGTCCTGAGCTAGATAAGCCTAACCTACAACTGCATTTTGTCATTGCTGTAGTAGATAACCATGCGCGAACCATGCATATGGGACATGGAATTTCATGCCATGTGTGTTTGTTGAATCCGCGTGCGCGTGGTTCGGTCAAACTCAGTGGTAAAAATGTGGATGATCCATTACTGATTGACTTTAAATTCCTTGAGGATGAGCAAGATCTTCAGGATATGGTTGATGGCTACAAGGTCACACAAAAGTTAATGAACGCACCTGCTTTAAGTGAAAAAATTAAAGCGGATATGTTTACCGCCAACGTGCAGTCTGATGATGAAATTCGTGAGATTTTGCGCCAACGTGTCGATACGGTGTATCACCCAGTCGGCAGTTGTAAAATGGGTGTGGATGAGATGGCCGTGGTTGATCCTGAACTGAAAGTGTATGGTGTTGAAGGTTTGCGTGTGGTTGATGCGTCAATTATGCCAACCGTGGTCAATGGTAATACCAATGCACCGACCATTATGATTGCTGAAAAAGCGGTGGATTTGATTCGTCAAACGTGGAAGTAA
- the nadA gene encoding quinolinate synthase NadA, whose product MNNANLIANEAKNIVQTHLDRLGEPKDNSLSPEVKQEKFAQIAAELKKRNAVLVAHYYCDPDVQELAELTGGCVSDSLEMARFGRDHPATTLVVAGVKFMGETSKILSPEKTVLMPTLEATCSLDLGCPVDEFSAFCDQHPDHTVVVYANTSAAVKARADWVVTSSCAVEIIEHLDSLGEKIIWAPDQHLGRYIQKKTGAEMLLWDGACIVHEEFRARGIAQMKALYPDAAVLVHPESPESVVDIADAVGSTSQLIKAAQTLPHKQMIVATDRGIFYKMQQAAPDKELFEAPTAGEGATCRSCAHCPWMAMNELDGILHVLQHADQEIHVDPALAERAKLPLDRMLNFSASLKR is encoded by the coding sequence ATGAATAATGCGAATTTAATTGCGAACGAAGCCAAAAATATTGTGCAGACGCATTTAGATCGTTTGGGTGAGCCTAAGGACAACAGTCTTAGCCCAGAAGTGAAACAAGAAAAGTTTGCCCAAATCGCAGCAGAGCTTAAAAAACGCAATGCAGTACTTGTGGCACACTATTACTGTGATCCTGACGTGCAAGAGCTTGCAGAGCTGACAGGTGGTTGTGTTTCTGATTCATTAGAAATGGCGCGTTTTGGTCGTGATCATCCAGCAACGACATTGGTGGTTGCTGGGGTTAAATTTATGGGGGAAACCTCAAAAATCTTATCACCTGAAAAAACGGTGTTGATGCCAACATTGGAAGCAACCTGTTCGCTTGATTTGGGTTGTCCTGTAGATGAGTTCAGTGCATTCTGTGATCAACATCCAGATCATACCGTGGTGGTGTATGCCAATACCTCAGCAGCAGTCAAAGCACGTGCCGATTGGGTAGTGACTTCAAGCTGTGCGGTAGAGATCATTGAGCATTTAGATAGCTTGGGTGAAAAAATTATTTGGGCACCAGATCAGCATTTAGGTCGCTATATTCAAAAGAAAACAGGCGCGGAAATGTTGTTGTGGGATGGCGCATGTATCGTGCATGAAGAATTCCGCGCGCGTGGGATTGCGCAGATGAAAGCGTTATATCCAGATGCAGCTGTATTGGTCCATCCTGAGTCACCTGAATCGGTGGTAGATATTGCGGATGCTGTTGGTAGTACCTCGCAACTGATCAAAGCAGCGCAGACTTTACCGCATAAGCAAATGATCGTGGCAACGGATCGAGGCATTTTTTATAAAATGCAGCAAGCGGCACCAGATAAAGAGTTATTTGAAGCACCAACCGCAGGTGAGGGGGCAACTTGTCGTTCATGTGCACATTGTCCATGGATGGCGATGAATGAACTTGATGGTATCTTGCATGTATTACAACATGCTGATCAAGAAATACACGTTGATCCAGCCTTGGCAGAACGTGCGAAACTACCTTTAGATCGAATGTTGAACTTTAGTGCTTCGCTAAAGCGTTAA
- a CDS encoding nicotinate phosphoribosyltransferase, with the protein MSIKINPLNAIDFYKADHRRQYPVGTEYVYANFTPRSSRLAKMLPDFDDKIVFFGLQGFIKHFLIETWNEGFFNQPKAKVVAAYKRRMDNALGEGAVPVEHIEALHDLGYLPLKIKALPEGSRVNIKVPVLTIINTDPNFFWLTNYIETVLSAELWKSCTTASIAYEYKRLLTQYAEKTGAPLDFVAVQGHDFSSRGMSGIYDAAQSGVGHLTSFIGTDSVASIDYAEEYYNATGVVGVSVPATEHSVMCMGREESEIETFRRLICELYPAGVVSIVSDTWDFWRVITEFSLELKAEILKRQPNALGLAKVVFRPDSGDPVKIICGDPDAERDSPAYKGAVQCLWEIFGGTETAQGYKVLNERVGLIYGDSITLERAQNILKGLEAKGFASNNLVFGIGSYTYNYLTRDSFGFAVKATWGQVNGVGRELFKDPITDSGVKKSAKGLLRVEQTENGFELFDQQSFEQEKMGALQTVFENGQLLRECSLDQIRERLV; encoded by the coding sequence ATGAGTATTAAAATTAACCCACTCAATGCAATTGATTTCTATAAAGCAGACCACCGTCGCCAGTATCCAGTGGGAACTGAATACGTCTATGCCAATTTTACCCCTCGTTCATCACGTTTAGCCAAAATGCTGCCTGATTTTGATGACAAGATTGTGTTCTTTGGTCTGCAAGGCTTTATCAAACACTTTTTGATTGAAACTTGGAATGAAGGCTTCTTCAATCAACCTAAAGCCAAAGTGGTGGCAGCCTATAAACGCCGTATGGACAACGCTTTAGGTGAAGGTGCGGTGCCTGTCGAGCACATCGAAGCCTTGCACGATCTTGGTTATTTACCATTAAAAATTAAAGCTTTGCCAGAAGGTAGCCGGGTCAATATCAAAGTGCCGGTATTGACCATCATCAATACGGATCCGAATTTCTTTTGGTTAACCAACTATATTGAAACCGTGCTCAGTGCCGAGCTCTGGAAAAGCTGTACCACCGCCAGCATTGCCTATGAATACAAACGCTTGTTGACCCAATATGCAGAAAAAACAGGTGCACCTTTAGACTTTGTTGCGGTTCAAGGCCATGATTTTAGTAGCCGTGGGATGAGTGGGATCTATGATGCAGCCCAATCAGGTGTGGGGCACTTGACCAGTTTTATCGGTACCGACTCAGTTGCTTCAATTGACTATGCAGAAGAATATTACAATGCAACAGGTGTCGTAGGCGTTTCAGTGCCTGCAACAGAACATAGCGTGATGTGTATGGGCCGTGAAGAAAGTGAAATCGAGACCTTTAGACGTCTGATCTGTGAACTTTATCCTGCTGGGGTAGTCAGTATCGTTTCAGATACTTGGGATTTCTGGCGTGTGATTACCGAGTTTAGCCTGGAATTAAAAGCAGAAATTTTAAAACGCCAACCGAATGCCCTCGGACTCGCCAAAGTGGTGTTTCGCCCTGACTCAGGTGATCCCGTGAAAATTATCTGTGGCGATCCTGATGCAGAGCGAGATAGTCCTGCTTATAAAGGTGCAGTGCAATGTTTGTGGGAAATTTTTGGCGGTACCGAAACAGCGCAAGGCTATAAAGTACTGAATGAGCGTGTTGGCTTGATCTATGGTGACTCGATTACCCTAGAACGTGCACAAAATATCTTAAAAGGTTTGGAAGCCAAAGGCTTTGCTTCCAATAATCTAGTTTTTGGAATTGGCAGCTATACCTATAACTATTTGACTCGCGATAGTTTTGGTTTTGCTGTAAAAGCCACTTGGGGTCAGGTCAATGGTGTCGGTCGCGAACTGTTTAAAGACCCAATAACTGATTCAGGTGTTAAAAAATCAGCCAAGGGATTATTACGGGTTGAACAAACCGAGAATGGTTTTGAGTTATTTGATCAACAAAGCTTTGAACAGGAGAAGATGGGTGCACTGCAAACAGTATTTGAAAATGGTCAACTGTTAAGAGAATGCTCACTTGATCAAATTCGGGAGAGATTGGTCTAA
- a CDS encoding copper resistance protein B: MQITKLSSKMKRYTQLLAMGGVVTSLSAFAYAHEGHDQMMQMDMPAKSSMPMNTSMDHSQHQSSTVSVHTQNKDEHADHYKEHGGQIYQATQLDTQWLLDEDGQGTLKSKLKTWVGTDENKLFIIADYAKAESEKSEQSLAALYSRNIADFWDVQAGVNYRYNAERELDKEQFEGVVGLHGMAPYFFETDAHVYFGQDQQWRFVLETERDLLLTQKLIMQPYLEMEWVIRDESKYAAKTGLADAEVGIKTRYEIVKNRVMPFIDVGYGYSKGRKETNWQTASDSKTGWVYGAGLSLKF; encoded by the coding sequence ATGCAAATCACTAAGCTATCTTCGAAAATGAAGCGTTATACGCAATTACTGGCGATGGGGGGTGTGGTTACTTCTTTGAGTGCATTTGCGTATGCGCATGAAGGACATGACCAGATGATGCAAATGGATATGCCAGCCAAATCTAGTATGCCAATGAATACCTCTATGGATCATTCGCAACATCAGAGTTCAACTGTTTCTGTGCACACACAAAATAAAGATGAACATGCTGACCATTACAAGGAGCATGGTGGACAAATCTATCAGGCAACACAGCTAGATACACAATGGCTGCTTGATGAAGATGGACAGGGCACGCTCAAATCCAAATTAAAAACTTGGGTTGGAACCGATGAAAATAAATTATTCATCATTGCGGATTATGCCAAGGCTGAATCAGAAAAGTCTGAACAGAGTCTTGCGGCACTTTATAGTCGTAATATTGCTGACTTCTGGGATGTACAGGCCGGTGTGAATTACCGTTATAACGCTGAGCGAGAGTTAGATAAGGAACAATTCGAAGGTGTTGTGGGTTTACATGGTATGGCACCTTATTTCTTTGAAACAGATGCACATGTTTATTTCGGGCAAGATCAGCAATGGCGTTTTGTACTCGAAACTGAGCGCGATTTATTATTGACTCAAAAGTTGATTATGCAGCCTTATCTGGAAATGGAATGGGTCATTCGAGATGAGTCGAAGTATGCCGCCAAAACAGGTCTTGCTGATGCAGAAGTAGGGATTAAAACCCGTTATGAAATCGTCAAGAACCGAGTCATGCCTTTTATTGATGTTGGTTATGGCTATAGTAAAGGACGTAAAGAGACCAATTGGCAAACCGCCAGTGACTCCAAAACGGGTTGGGTCTATGGTGCTGGCCTTTCGCTAAAGTTCTGA
- a CDS encoding methylated-DNA--[protein]-cysteine S-methyltransferase: MQLVYMYMDSPVGALKLVAHDQALVAVMWDNEDHKRVRLSELVEDLQHPMLHRVKQQLEQYFAGQRQQFDLPLDFQGTAFQQQVWQALLTIPYGETRSYKDIAIQLGNVKAVRAVGAANGKNPISIIAPCHRVIGSSGALVGFAGGLDKKQILLSLEQSQIP, encoded by the coding sequence ATGCAACTGGTGTATATGTACATGGATTCTCCTGTGGGTGCATTAAAACTGGTTGCTCATGATCAGGCACTTGTCGCTGTGATGTGGGACAATGAAGACCATAAGCGGGTACGACTGTCTGAATTAGTGGAAGATCTACAGCATCCAATGCTGCATCGCGTTAAACAACAATTAGAACAATATTTTGCAGGACAACGTCAGCAGTTTGATCTGCCTTTGGACTTTCAGGGGACTGCGTTTCAGCAGCAGGTCTGGCAGGCTTTATTGACGATTCCTTATGGGGAAACACGCAGTTATAAAGACATTGCCATTCAGTTGGGTAATGTAAAAGCCGTACGTGCGGTTGGAGCCGCTAATGGTAAGAATCCGATTTCGATTATTGCGCCGTGTCATCGGGTGATTGGTTCGAGTGGGGCTTTGGTGGGTTTTGCAGGTGGTTTGGATAAGAAGCAGATTTTACTGAGTTTAGAGCAAAGCCAAATTCCATAA